One window from the genome of Ammoniphilus sp. CFH 90114 encodes:
- the flhF gene encoding flagellar biosynthesis protein FlhF, whose product MRVKRYVVDSMPDALQRIKADLGKDAIILNTKNIKTGGFFGFFTRKQIEVIAAVDVNKGPVPSAQPQSSSPSDIIEEKRPKLTQKVSFQVDDEVKKEIPTYDLKSIVAKKSPIFTLENQTVEAGGASLPAEMPARTRENIAVVDSLPKPNFSSLRNKLRLQDVEDQWIEEVIQRMSARYSGVLLQNDQSQIQHAKLVIEEMLTERQSKQSLIANDTRFVKFFGPTGVGKTTTIAKLAAEGVLKNKRKVGLITTDTYRIGAVDQLRTYSNILNVPLEVVFQPGEMSTALENLSACDLILVDTAGRNYRKPDYAMELAQYFPSLSGGENYIVLSLTAKNSDMVEILENFKCLPVEKVIFTKSDETQTYGSILNMVMRYHLSLSYLTTGQNVPDDIRVAVPSKVANLILGEG is encoded by the coding sequence ATGCGTGTTAAAAGGTATGTAGTGGACTCGATGCCGGATGCTCTCCAAAGAATTAAAGCGGACTTAGGTAAAGATGCCATTATCTTAAATACGAAAAACATCAAAACAGGTGGCTTCTTCGGTTTCTTTACAAGAAAACAGATTGAAGTCATAGCTGCCGTTGATGTGAATAAAGGACCTGTACCCTCGGCCCAACCCCAGTCTTCATCTCCTTCCGATATCATAGAGGAGAAAAGGCCGAAACTAACCCAAAAGGTATCGTTTCAGGTGGATGACGAGGTTAAAAAAGAAATCCCTACGTATGATCTTAAATCTATTGTAGCGAAAAAGAGTCCGATATTTACTTTAGAAAATCAGACAGTGGAGGCTGGAGGGGCAAGTTTACCGGCGGAAATGCCTGCAAGAACAAGGGAAAATATTGCAGTGGTTGACTCACTTCCTAAACCAAACTTCTCGTCTTTACGAAATAAACTTAGATTGCAGGATGTAGAGGATCAATGGATTGAAGAAGTTATCCAAAGAATGAGCGCTAGGTACAGCGGAGTGTTGTTGCAAAATGACCAATCTCAGATTCAGCATGCAAAACTAGTCATTGAGGAAATGCTTACAGAGAGACAAAGTAAACAAAGTCTAATAGCCAATGATACGAGGTTTGTTAAGTTCTTCGGGCCTACCGGGGTAGGAAAAACAACAACCATTGCGAAACTAGCAGCAGAAGGAGTGTTGAAAAACAAGAGAAAGGTCGGATTAATAACGACGGACACGTATCGTATTGGTGCAGTTGATCAACTGAGAACCTACTCTAATATTCTTAATGTGCCTTTAGAAGTTGTATTTCAGCCCGGGGAAATGTCAACAGCACTTGAAAACTTGAGTGCTTGTGATCTGATCTTGGTCGATACAGCAGGAAGAAACTATCGAAAGCCAGATTATGCGATGGAGCTAGCTCAATACTTTCCTAGCTTGTCGGGAGGAGAAAACTACATTGTACTAAGCTTAACGGCTAAAAACAGTGATATGGTGGAGATCCTGGAAAACTTCAAGTGTCTTCCTGTGGAAAAAGTTATCTTTACAAAATCGGATGAAACCCAAACTTATGGATCAATCTTGAACATGGTCATGCGCTATCATCTGTCTTTATCCTACCTGACTACAGGTCAGAATGTTCCAGATGATATTCGTGTAGCTGTTCCCAGTAAGGTGGCCAATTTGATTTTAGGAGAAGGATAG
- a CDS encoding MinD/ParA family protein, whose protein sequence is MYDQAQGLREIIKKQTDQTLKQTRIITVTSGKGGVGKSNFSLNFALGLIAAGKKVVVLDVDLGLANIEVLMGVSPKNYLLDLIEQDKTVWDVLEKGPNGLEFISGGTGFSHLLELNEVQLNRFFEKMAALNGYADFVIIDTGAGLTKQSLSFIMAADDVILVTTPEPTSITDAYAVVKLVQASEPNVRFKMVVNRVGSPREGKMAFDKLALVSKKFLNLEIASLGYMHDDSHVSRAVKQQTPFFLAYPSAIASLGIKDLVHSYLEGNSQSIYVPRGVKGFLKRMISHMR, encoded by the coding sequence ATGTATGATCAAGCACAAGGTTTGCGTGAAATAATTAAAAAGCAAACAGATCAGACGTTAAAACAAACAAGGATTATAACCGTAACTAGTGGAAAAGGCGGAGTGGGAAAGTCTAACTTCTCACTCAACTTTGCTCTTGGCTTAATCGCGGCTGGAAAGAAGGTCGTTGTCCTCGATGTGGATCTCGGCTTGGCCAATATTGAAGTACTTATGGGTGTGTCTCCGAAAAATTATTTACTTGATTTAATAGAACAAGATAAAACGGTATGGGACGTCCTTGAGAAAGGTCCCAATGGATTAGAGTTTATATCAGGCGGTACGGGGTTTAGTCATTTACTAGAATTGAATGAAGTCCAATTAAATCGTTTTTTTGAAAAGATGGCTGCCCTTAATGGTTATGCTGATTTTGTTATTATTGATACAGGAGCCGGTCTAACCAAACAATCCCTGAGTTTTATTATGGCAGCTGATGATGTCATTCTCGTAACTACACCGGAACCTACGTCAATTACGGATGCTTATGCGGTAGTTAAGCTAGTCCAAGCATCAGAACCTAATGTGCGCTTTAAGATGGTGGTCAACCGAGTAGGCAGTCCTCGAGAAGGTAAGATGGCTTTTGATAAACTGGCATTAGTATCAAAAAAATTTCTTAACCTAGAAATTGCTTCATTAGGTTATATGCATGATGATAGTCACGTTTCACGAGCAGTCAAACAGCAAACACCCTTTTTTCTCGCCTACCCGAGTGCGATTGCTTCCTTAGGAATAAAAGATTTGGTCCATAGTTATCTAGAAGGTAATAGTCAATCTATTTATGTTCCACGGGGGGTCAAAGGCTTCTTAAAGAGAATGATTAGTCATATGAGATGA
- a CDS encoding chemotaxis response regulator protein-glutamate methylesterase — MRKIRVLVVDDSAFMRKVISDILSQDPWIEVIDKARNGLEGIEKVKKLSPDVVTMDVEMPTMNGLEALEHLMKHHPLPVIMLSSLTHEGATETIKALELGAVDFIPKPSGSISLDIHKVEDQIIAKVKAAAGAKLNKHPISSFTPTREKGNEKVRSDLTLIKKRVTPNPDLPNLILIGTSTGGPKALQIVLTSLPAHIPAAVLIVQHMPPGFTKSLSQRLDTLSALHVTEAEDGMDLKVGSVYIAPGDYHMELKRRNTGQFYIGLNQTEPKAGHRPSVDALFESAALLDLPSTYVVVMTGMGSDGTRGLKALKSVSGCKQIIAEDESTCVVFGMPKSAIASGNVDTVLPLSKIGPYLAEVLI, encoded by the coding sequence ATGAGAAAAATCAGAGTTTTGGTTGTTGACGATTCAGCCTTTATGCGGAAGGTGATATCTGACATTCTATCGCAGGATCCTTGGATAGAAGTTATAGACAAAGCAAGAAATGGACTAGAAGGAATAGAAAAAGTAAAAAAGCTGTCACCGGATGTAGTAACGATGGATGTGGAGATGCCGACAATGAACGGGTTAGAAGCATTAGAGCATTTAATGAAACATCATCCCCTACCCGTTATTATGCTGAGCAGCTTAACCCATGAAGGTGCGACGGAGACGATCAAAGCTTTGGAATTGGGGGCTGTTGACTTTATTCCTAAGCCTTCAGGTTCCATTTCATTGGATATCCATAAGGTGGAAGATCAAATCATTGCGAAGGTAAAAGCGGCAGCTGGAGCCAAGCTAAATAAGCACCCTATCTCTTCCTTCACACCTACTAGAGAGAAAGGAAATGAGAAAGTTAGGTCGGATCTGACACTTATCAAAAAGAGAGTAACACCGAATCCAGACTTACCCAATTTAATCCTTATAGGGACTTCAACGGGTGGCCCAAAAGCCCTGCAGATTGTTCTTACATCTTTACCTGCTCACATCCCTGCAGCTGTGCTTATTGTACAACATATGCCGCCGGGGTTTACCAAATCTCTATCTCAACGCCTTGATACTTTAAGTGCCCTTCATGTGACGGAGGCTGAGGACGGTATGGATCTTAAAGTAGGTTCTGTGTATATTGCGCCAGGAGATTATCATATGGAGCTTAAGCGAAGAAACACAGGCCAATTCTATATTGGGCTAAATCAGACTGAACCAAAGGCAGGGCATAGACCATCTGTAGATGCACTATTTGAGTCTGCCGCCCTTCTAGATCTTCCAAGTACATATGTTGTTGTAATGACAGGAATGGGGAGCGATGGGACAAGAGGGTTGAAAGCACTAAAGTCTGTATCTGGATGTAAGCAAATCATTGCCGAAGATGAGAGTACATGTGTGGTGTTTGGAATGCCAAAGTCAGCGATTGCATCGGGAAATGTAGATACCGTTCTTCCCTTGTCTAAGATAGGGCCTTACTTGGCTGAAGTGTTAATATAA
- a CDS encoding chemotaxis protein CheA: MDMEQYLDMFIEESKEHLQAINENLLRLEDAPGDTSIVNDIFRSAHTLKGMSATMGFEDMANLTHEMENVLDQVRNGKLTVQLGTMDTLFRCVDILESILYSIAQGGDGRHDVTAVVADLRRILSGDTIPGKTPDQSADPELTNIEFDDYEYTVMKQSLDSGYNAYQIETMVREDCVLKAARAYMVFDQLESCGEIIKAVPSVEELEEEKFDKTFQVVLLTKKPKEELEKIVMSVSEIESVLIHSIESIKQPLLEETKPVNAEGDDEIQVIEPKEQQQLEKATVQKKVASGKTIRVDIERLDILMNLFSELVIDRGRLEQLSRDSKNPALIETVEHMSRISGDLQNIILNMRMVPVEQVFNRFPRMVRDLAKDLNKKVNLYIEGAETELDRTVIDEIGDPLVHLLRNSIDHGLESPDERLKVGKEETGKVILKAYHSGNHVFIEVMDDGKGIDRQKILKKAKEKGIIQEHQATSMSDKQVYELLFASGLSTAEKITDVSGRGVGLDVVKTKIESLGGAVSVDSVPGQGTTFLIQLPLTLSIISAMLVEVEREKFAVPLSSIIETAVFRKDQIMRAHQQDVIDFRGRVVPLVSLKKIFHIPDSLDNKRDEISVVIVRKGDKMAGLVVDSFIGQQEIVLKSLGKYLVNVFAISGATILGDGQVALIIDCNTLIK, from the coding sequence ATGGATATGGAACAATATCTGGATATGTTCATTGAAGAATCAAAAGAACATTTGCAAGCCATTAATGAGAATCTATTGCGTTTAGAAGATGCGCCAGGGGATACTAGCATTGTGAATGATATCTTTCGCTCGGCTCATACCTTAAAAGGCATGTCTGCCACTATGGGATTTGAAGATATGGCCAATTTAACACATGAAATGGAGAATGTATTAGACCAGGTTCGAAATGGAAAGCTGACAGTCCAACTAGGGACGATGGACACGCTATTTCGATGCGTAGATATTTTAGAATCCATTTTGTATTCTATTGCCCAAGGGGGAGATGGGCGTCATGATGTGACGGCCGTTGTCGCAGATTTGCGTCGTATCTTATCTGGAGACACGATTCCAGGGAAAACACCTGATCAATCGGCTGATCCAGAGCTTACGAATATTGAGTTTGATGACTATGAATATACAGTAATGAAGCAATCTCTTGATTCTGGCTATAACGCATACCAAATTGAAACCATGGTAAGGGAAGACTGTGTTCTAAAAGCTGCTCGTGCGTACATGGTTTTTGATCAGCTAGAATCATGTGGAGAAATAATAAAAGCCGTTCCTAGTGTGGAGGAATTGGAAGAGGAAAAATTTGATAAGACTTTTCAAGTCGTTCTTCTGACGAAGAAACCTAAGGAAGAACTTGAGAAAATCGTCATGAGTGTTTCAGAGATCGAATCCGTTTTGATCCATTCGATCGAATCGATAAAACAACCCCTGCTTGAAGAAACCAAGCCAGTAAATGCTGAAGGGGATGATGAAATACAGGTAATTGAGCCTAAGGAACAACAACAATTGGAAAAAGCAACTGTACAAAAGAAAGTAGCTAGCGGGAAAACGATACGGGTAGATATTGAACGTCTTGACATTTTGATGAATCTTTTCAGTGAACTCGTTATTGATCGTGGGCGTCTAGAACAATTATCAAGAGACTCGAAAAACCCTGCGTTGATTGAAACGGTTGAACATATGAGCAGAATTTCTGGTGATTTACAAAATATTATTTTGAATATGCGCATGGTTCCTGTGGAACAAGTGTTTAACCGCTTCCCGAGAATGGTACGTGATTTAGCTAAAGACTTAAATAAAAAAGTCAATCTCTACATTGAGGGTGCTGAAACCGAATTGGATCGTACCGTTATTGATGAAATTGGTGACCCTCTAGTTCATCTTTTACGCAACTCCATTGATCATGGTTTGGAATCACCCGACGAACGTTTAAAAGTGGGTAAAGAGGAAACAGGGAAAGTTATCCTTAAAGCTTACCACAGTGGAAATCACGTATTTATTGAAGTGATGGATGATGGGAAAGGGATAGACAGACAGAAAATCTTGAAAAAAGCCAAAGAAAAAGGAATTATTCAAGAACATCAGGCTACAAGTATGTCAGACAAGCAGGTTTACGAACTTCTTTTCGCTTCAGGTCTAAGTACAGCAGAAAAAATTACGGACGTATCAGGAAGAGGGGTCGGTCTAGATGTTGTAAAGACTAAGATAGAATCTTTAGGGGGTGCAGTGAGTGTTGACTCTGTACCAGGGCAAGGCACTACATTCCTTATCCAATTACCGCTTACCCTATCTATTATCTCCGCTATGTTAGTAGAGGTAGAACGGGAGAAATTTGCTGTTCCGTTAAGTTCGATCATTGAAACGGCCGTCTTTAGAAAAGATCAAATAATGCGTGCACACCAACAAGATGTTATTGATTTTAGAGGTAGGGTTGTACCTTTGGTTTCACTAAAGAAGATTTTTCATATTCCAGATAGTTTGGATAACAAAAGGGATGAGATATCGGTAGTCATTGTGAGAAAGGGCGATAAGATGGCGGGACTAGTGGTAGATTCCTTCATCGGACAACAAGAAATCGTTCTTAAATCTCTAGGAAAATATCTCGTTAATGTATTTGCGATTTCTGGGGCAACGATTCTCGGAGATGGACAAGTGGCTCTCATTATTGATTGCAACACACTAATTAAGTAA
- a CDS encoding chemotaxis protein CheW, with protein sequence MQSSLGEVAEEMKVIVFRLQDEEYGVEVEQVKSIERLEKITRVPRTPSFVKGVINLRGVVTPIIDLRERFGLGDSQHTDSTRIIIVTIGGLEVGLIVDSATDVIDVAIDAVEPPPCIVGGVEAVYLKGVAKLEKRLLILLNLNKVLDASEMQQLERIEGTVG encoded by the coding sequence ATGCAATCTAGTCTTGGAGAAGTAGCAGAAGAAATGAAGGTCATCGTGTTTCGCCTACAGGACGAGGAATATGGAGTAGAAGTAGAACAGGTGAAATCGATAGAGCGCCTAGAGAAAATTACCCGTGTTCCGAGAACCCCATCATTCGTAAAAGGGGTTATTAACTTACGTGGGGTAGTAACACCCATCATTGACCTTAGGGAACGATTTGGATTGGGAGATTCTCAACATACCGATAGTACAAGAATTATCATCGTCACAATCGGTGGGCTCGAGGTAGGGCTAATTGTAGATTCTGCAACTGACGTCATTGATGTAGCTATTGATGCCGTAGAACCCCCGCCTTGTATCGTAGGTGGTGTAGAAGCCGTATACCTAAAGGGTGTGGCTAAATTAGAGAAAAGACTATTAATCTTACTTAACCTAAACAAAGTCCTAGATGCTTCCGAGATGCAACAACTTGAGAGGATCGAAGGTACAGTAGGATGA
- a CDS encoding chemotaxis protein CheC, with amino-acid sequence MSKGFKDFGEFQFDVLKEIGNIGAGNAATALSKLISKEIDMKVPQVQIVGFNDIADSVGGAENVVVAVFLRIEGDIPGNMFFLMSLNSAHSLIKETLGMEPAGEELTELEKSALCEVGNILIGSYLSSLADFTQLNLQPSVPALAIDMAGAILSYGLIELGQSGDYALAIDTVFFEGNEEVQGHFFLLPDPAYLGKIFLALGVPLE; translated from the coding sequence ATGAGTAAAGGTTTTAAAGACTTTGGGGAATTCCAATTTGACGTATTGAAGGAAATCGGAAATATTGGAGCGGGTAATGCGGCTACAGCTTTATCTAAACTTATTTCAAAAGAAATTGATATGAAGGTACCGCAGGTACAAATCGTTGGCTTTAATGATATTGCGGATTCTGTCGGGGGAGCGGAAAACGTAGTTGTTGCAGTCTTTTTACGAATAGAAGGCGATATCCCGGGGAACATGTTTTTTCTTATGAGTTTAAATTCGGCTCATAGCTTAATTAAAGAAACACTCGGTATGGAACCTGCAGGAGAAGAGTTAACGGAATTGGAAAAGTCAGCATTATGTGAGGTAGGAAATATATTAATTGGCTCATATCTCTCCTCTTTAGCTGACTTTACACAACTAAATCTTCAACCTTCCGTTCCTGCTTTAGCCATAGACATGGCTGGAGCGATACTAAGTTATGGTCTAATTGAACTTGGGCAGTCAGGGGATTATGCACTTGCCATTGATACGGTCTTTTTCGAAGGGAATGAAGAGGTTCAAGGACATTTCTTCTTGTTGCCAGATCCAGCCTATTTGGGAAAAATATTCTTAGCTTTAGGAGTGCCGCTAGAATGA
- a CDS encoding chemotaxis protein CheD, which yields MNIVKVGMADLNVATNPDRIRTTGLGSCVGVTLFDQVTKIGGMAHVMLPTSTLGKGELNIAKYADTAIPKLISDLEKRGANRRRLVAKLAGGAQMFSFSSSSDIMRIGPRNVDACKEALKKEGIRILSEDTGGNWGRTIEMDCATGSLHIRTVNQGVKEI from the coding sequence ATGAATATTGTGAAAGTGGGAATGGCTGATCTTAATGTGGCAACTAATCCTGATCGAATTCGCACAACAGGATTAGGTTCTTGTGTGGGTGTAACGTTATTTGATCAAGTAACAAAAATTGGTGGTATGGCGCATGTGATGCTTCCAACCTCCACATTAGGGAAAGGCGAATTAAATATTGCGAAATATGCAGACACAGCAATCCCTAAACTCATTAGTGATTTAGAAAAGCGGGGAGCGAATCGAAGAAGGTTGGTTGCTAAACTGGCTGGTGGCGCACAAATGTTCTCATTTTCTTCTTCAAGTGATATTATGCGCATAGGACCACGTAATGTTGATGCATGCAAGGAAGCGCTAAAGAAAGAAGGTATTCGAATCTTATCTGAGGATACGGGAGGAAATTGGGGACGGACGATAGAAATGGACTGTGCGACTGGCAGCCTTCATATTCGTACCGTTAACCAGGGAGTGAAGGAGATCTAA
- a CDS encoding FliA/WhiG family RNA polymerase sigma factor gives MARTGEKKALNVDLWRRWRDGNNPEAEEELIRTYLPLVHYVVGRLSIGLPGTVDKGDLQSFGHLGLMDAMKKFDFERGLQFETYAMWRIRGAIMDGLRESDLIPRSARDKAKRIEEAYLILEQQHLRSVSDREVSDYLGISEKDLGQAFSDASFASLLSLDEPVHDEEEQKAFRQSFIVDEKAKDPQKSLDEAVQKRILADAIDRLSEKERTVVSLFYYEDLTLTEIAEIMSLSPSRISQIHSKALLRIRALLNKN, from the coding sequence GTGGCACGCACCGGCGAAAAGAAGGCGTTAAACGTGGATTTATGGAGACGTTGGAGAGATGGGAATAACCCTGAAGCAGAGGAAGAGCTGATTAGGACTTATCTTCCCCTCGTTCATTATGTGGTTGGTCGACTTTCAATTGGACTGCCGGGTACGGTGGACAAGGGAGATTTGCAGAGTTTTGGACATCTTGGTTTAATGGATGCCATGAAAAAATTCGATTTTGAAAGAGGGCTTCAATTTGAAACTTACGCGATGTGGAGAATTCGAGGAGCCATCATGGACGGGTTAAGAGAGAGTGATTTAATCCCTCGTTCAGCACGCGATAAAGCGAAAAGGATTGAGGAAGCTTATCTTATTTTAGAACAACAGCATCTACGTTCCGTTTCGGATAGAGAGGTAAGTGATTATTTAGGTATTTCAGAAAAAGATTTAGGCCAGGCGTTCTCGGATGCCTCGTTCGCAAGCCTGCTCTCCCTAGATGAACCGGTTCATGATGAGGAAGAACAGAAAGCTTTTCGCCAATCCTTCATCGTAGATGAAAAAGCGAAGGACCCGCAAAAATCATTGGATGAAGCAGTTCAAAAACGAATATTGGCGGATGCTATTGATCGGTTGAGTGAGAAGGAACGTACTGTGGTCTCCCTGTTTTATTATGAGGATCTAACATTAACGGAGATTGCAGAGATTATGAGCCTTTCTCCATCACGTATTTCTCAGATTCATTCCAAGGCCCTTCTGCGGATACGGGCCCTACTAAATAAGAATTAA
- the rpsB gene encoding 30S ribosomal protein S2 yields the protein MAVISMKQLLEAGVHFGHQTRRWNPKMAKYIFTERNGIYIIDLQKTVKKVEEAYNFVRDVAANGGKLLFVGTKKQAQDSVKEEAERSGMYYINQRWLGGTLTNFSTIQKRINRLHELEKWETDGTFEVLPKKEVILLRKEKERLEKFLGGISHMRELPDAMFIIDPRKERIAVAEARKLGIPIVAIVDTNCDPDEIDYVIPGNDDAIRAVKLLTAKVADAIIEGNQGEQTTA from the coding sequence ATGGCAGTTATTTCTATGAAACAATTGCTTGAAGCAGGTGTTCACTTTGGACATCAGACTCGTCGTTGGAACCCAAAAATGGCGAAGTACATCTTCACTGAAAGAAACGGAATTTACATTATCGATTTACAGAAGACTGTAAAGAAGGTCGAAGAAGCTTATAACTTCGTCCGTGACGTTGCAGCTAATGGAGGTAAGCTTCTTTTCGTTGGAACGAAGAAGCAAGCCCAAGATTCTGTAAAGGAAGAAGCAGAACGCAGTGGTATGTACTATATCAACCAACGTTGGTTGGGTGGTACTTTAACTAACTTCTCTACTATTCAGAAGCGTATCAATCGTCTTCATGAACTAGAGAAGTGGGAAACTGACGGTACTTTTGAAGTTCTTCCTAAGAAAGAAGTTATTCTTCTTCGCAAGGAAAAGGAACGCTTAGAGAAATTCCTAGGTGGTATCAGTCATATGCGCGAACTTCCGGATGCAATGTTTATCATTGATCCACGCAAGGAGCGCATCGCTGTTGCTGAAGCACGCAAGTTAGGTATCCCAATTGTTGCGATTGTTGATACTAACTGTGATCCAGATGAAATTGATTATGTGATTCCTGGAAACGACGATGCAATTCGTGCGGTTAAGTTATTAACTGCTAAAGTTGCTGACGCGATCATTGAAGGTAATCAAGGTGAACAAACAACTGCGTAA
- the tsf gene encoding translation elongation factor Ts, whose product MSISAGMVKELREKTGAGMMDCKKALQESNGDMERAAEILREKGIAKAAKKSDRIAAEGLASVEVKGNYGVVLEVNSETDFVAKNEEFQNLTKEIASHLVEQRPANLEAALEAPFGNVSSLNEYLNEKIAKIGERISLRRFSVLEKAENGAFGAYLHMGGKIGVLVVLDGTTDEALAKDVAMHIAAANPKYVSRDQVSQEEVEKEKEILKAQALNEGKPANIVEKMVEGRLSKYFEEICVNDQPFVKDPDKKVGKLLSEKGASVVTFVRYEVGEGLEKRQENFAEEVMAQTKKQ is encoded by the coding sequence ATGTCTATTAGTGCAGGCATGGTCAAAGAACTTCGTGAAAAAACCGGAGCTGGAATGATGGATTGCAAGAAGGCGCTTCAAGAATCCAATGGGGATATGGAGCGTGCAGCAGAAATTCTTCGTGAAAAGGGAATTGCAAAAGCAGCGAAGAAATCTGATCGTATTGCTGCGGAAGGATTAGCTTCCGTTGAAGTGAAAGGAAATTATGGAGTTGTGCTTGAGGTTAACTCCGAAACTGACTTCGTAGCAAAGAACGAAGAATTCCAAAACCTTACAAAGGAAATTGCAAGCCATTTAGTTGAACAACGTCCAGCTAACCTTGAGGCAGCTCTTGAGGCTCCATTCGGTAATGTGTCTTCCCTAAACGAATACTTAAATGAGAAGATCGCAAAAATTGGAGAAAGAATTTCCTTACGCCGATTCTCCGTTCTTGAAAAAGCTGAAAATGGTGCATTCGGTGCTTATCTACATATGGGTGGAAAGATTGGGGTGCTTGTTGTTCTTGATGGAACAACGGATGAAGCCCTTGCTAAAGATGTAGCGATGCATATTGCTGCAGCTAACCCTAAGTACGTATCCCGTGATCAAGTTTCCCAAGAAGAAGTGGAAAAAGAAAAAGAAATTCTTAAAGCTCAGGCTCTTAATGAAGGAAAACCAGCTAACATTGTAGAAAAAATGGTAGAGGGACGTTTAAGCAAATACTTCGAAGAGATCTGTGTAAATGACCAACCATTCGTTAAGGACCCAGACAAGAAAGTCGGTAAGCTTCTAAGTGAAAAAGGTGCTTCTGTTGTAACGTTTGTTCGCTATGAAGTTGGTGAAGGTTTAGAAAAGCGCCAAGAAAACTTCGCGGAAGAAGTTATGGCTCAAACAAAGAAGCAATAG
- the pyrH gene encoding UMP kinase — MPLPAYKRVVLKLSGEALAGEMGYGIEAKVITSIAEQIKEIVELGVQVAIVVGGGNIWRGIAGSAKGIDRATADYMGMLATVMNSIALQDGLEKAGVPTRVQTSIEMRQVAEPYIRRRAIRHLEKNRVVIFAAGTGNPYFSTDTTAALRAAEIEAEVILMAKNKVDGVYNADPSTTPDAVKYDRLSFLEVLNQGLGVMDSTASSLCMDNNIPLVVFAITEEGNIKKAIMGEKIGTIVKG; from the coding sequence ATGCCTCTACCCGCATATAAGAGGGTTGTACTGAAATTAAGTGGAGAAGCTTTGGCTGGAGAGATGGGTTATGGAATTGAAGCCAAGGTCATTACATCCATAGCTGAGCAAATTAAAGAAATCGTTGAATTAGGAGTACAGGTAGCCATCGTGGTTGGTGGTGGAAATATTTGGCGAGGAATTGCAGGTAGCGCCAAAGGAATCGATCGCGCAACAGCGGATTACATGGGAATGCTAGCAACGGTTATGAACAGTATAGCTCTTCAAGATGGATTGGAGAAAGCAGGGGTGCCTACCCGTGTTCAGACTTCCATTGAAATGAGGCAAGTTGCCGAGCCTTATATCCGTAGGAGGGCTATTCGACATCTAGAAAAAAATCGTGTGGTGATTTTTGCCGCAGGTACAGGGAATCCATACTTCTCCACTGATACAACAGCTGCCCTTCGAGCGGCTGAAATTGAAGCGGAAGTTATCCTAATGGCGAAGAATAAAGTGGATGGTGTCTATAATGCTGACCCATCGACCACTCCTGATGCTGTAAAGTATGATCGTCTATCTTTCCTTGAAGTGCTGAATCAAGGATTAGGCGTTATGGATTCTACGGCATCATCCCTTTGTATGGATAATAATATCCCGCTGGTTGTCTTCGCAATTACCGAAGAAGGAAATATTAAGAAAGCAATTATGGGAGAAAAAATTGGTACAATCGTAAAGGGGTAA
- the frr gene encoding ribosome recycling factor — translation MPQTVIQNAEERMSKALSALKKELSTLRAGRATPALLDKVQVDYYGTPTPVSQMANVSVPEARLITIQPWDKTQLGPIEKAILKSDLGLTPTNDGSVIRLMIPPLTEERRAELVKLVKKEGEEAKVAIRNVRRDANDAFKKFQKDGSISEDDLKRYQDNIQKSTDSNIQQVDKIVQEKEKEIMEV, via the coding sequence ATGCCGCAAACCGTCATTCAAAATGCTGAAGAACGTATGTCTAAAGCTCTATCTGCCTTGAAAAAAGAGCTCTCTACTCTTCGTGCAGGAAGAGCTACTCCAGCTTTGCTAGATAAAGTTCAAGTTGATTACTACGGAACGCCAACCCCAGTGTCCCAGATGGCTAATGTATCCGTACCTGAAGCTCGTCTGATCACAATTCAACCTTGGGATAAAACTCAATTAGGCCCTATTGAGAAAGCCATCCTGAAGTCAGACCTTGGCTTAACACCAACGAATGATGGTAGTGTGATCCGCTTGATGATTCCTCCATTAACTGAGGAAAGAAGAGCGGAACTTGTCAAACTGGTGAAAAAAGAAGGCGAGGAAGCAAAGGTTGCGATTCGTAATGTTCGTCGTGATGCCAACGATGCTTTCAAGAAATTTCAAAAAGATGGAAGTATCTCTGAGGATGATTTGAAAAGATACCAAGATAACATCCAAAAGTCAACAGATAGCAATATTCAGCAAGTAGATAAAATTGTCCAAGAAAAAGAAAAAGAAATCATGGAAGTCTAA